A region from the Fusarium musae strain F31 chromosome 1, whole genome shotgun sequence genome encodes:
- a CDS encoding hypothetical protein (EggNog:ENOG41~CAZy:GH3) produces MDQSRENLLNGADRASFDTSDDSDAYSDIDATDYLNKNKNDTAGKRRLRYLRSWRAKKCCLTVIGTLVVVWLVISAIGAFAWKKIKVPPVEGDSPPWYPSPKGGSSQNWAKSYDRAAELVSKMTLAEKVNITTGTGWSMGLAVGTTGAANNVGFPALALQDGPLGIRFADNATAWPAGITVGATFNKKLMYERGRAHGKEAKGKGVNVILGPAIGPLGRAPAGGRNWEGFGPDPYLQGIAGAATIKGIQDSGVMATIKHFIGNEQEHFRQAWEWGLPNAISSNIDDRTLHEIYGWPFQDAVKAGVASVMCSYNMVNNSYACQNSKLLNGILKDEMGFQGFVMSDWLAQRSGVASALAGLDMSMPGDGLKWADGDSLWGPRLTQAVLNGSLPVDRLNDMALRIVASFYQLGQDKDENKGPNFSSWTYDKKGKLAPGSPSPQEEQVVNQYINVQEDHAELARQIAIEGTVLLKNDGVLPLSREGNLANQSKKKKDKIKIGIFGDDAGPGKGLNYCPDQGCNEGTLGSGWGSGAADFPFLVTPVEALRKNFREDKVQVTEHLSNKIKDPKKVTEQDVCLVFANSDAGEGYLSWNSVRGDRNDLNLQKGGDALIQEVANLCGDGTGTTIVVIHAVGPVVMENWINHPRIKAVLTANLPGEESGNAIASILFGDESPSGKLPYTIGKALPDYGEGAQILYLPNGVIPQQDFKEGLYIDYRHFDKYSKDLRYEFGYGLSYTTFEYKDLKISVKEAVAGFPASRVSSTSAKPPKLDDKIPDVEEGLWPKNIRKLKKWIYPYIDSADDVKTGDYPYPEGYDIEQPPSQAGGEEGGNPDLWKTVVTASITVKNTGSMDGKAVPQLYLSYPATSKVDHPVRVLRGFEKVALKKGESKKVEFELTRRDLSYWDVEEQNWRVTDGEFTIAVGESSRNLKATGRFKSDGTPGNLIAEGQ; encoded by the coding sequence ATGGATCAAAGCAGGGAGAATCTCCTCAACGGAGCCGACCGTGCTTCTTTTGACACAAGCGACGATTCCGATGCTTACTCGGACATTGACGCAACTGATTatctcaacaagaacaagaatgaCACTGCGGGTAAACGGCGTCTACGATATCTCCGGAGCTGGCGCGCGAAGAAATGCTGCCTCACCGTCATTGGCACTCTTGTAGTCGTTTGGCTCGTCATCTCAGCAATTGGAGCATTTGCTTGGAAAAAGATCAAGGTACCGCCCGTTGAGGGAGACTCGCCACCATGGTATCCCAGCCCAAAAGGTGGTTCTTCGCAAAATTGGGCCAAGAGTTATGATCGAGCTGCTGAGCTGGTTAGTAAAATGACATTGGCGGAAAAAGTCAACATCACTACTGGAACAGGATGGAGCATGGGCTTAGCGGTCGGCACGACTGGGGCCGCAAACAACGTCGGATTTCCAGCTTTGGCATTGCAAGATGGACCTCTCGGGATACGGTTCGCGGATAATGCGACTGCCTGGCCAGCTGGTATCACGGTTGGTGCCACGTTCAACAAGAAACTGATGTATGAGCGTGGACGAGCTCATGGCAAGGAAGCAAAAGGAAAAGGTGTCAATGTCATTCTCGGTCCAGCCATCGGACCTCTTGGGCGAGCTCCCGCCGGTGGACGAAATTGGGAGGGCTTTGGTCCAGATCCTTATCTGCAGGGCATTGCTGGTGCTGCGACGATCAAGGGAATACAAGATTCTGGAGTCATGGCGACGATCAAGCACTTTATCGGTAATGAGCAGGAGCATTTTCGGCAGGCGTGGGAATGGGGTCTTCCGAATGCCATTTCATCCAATATTGATGATCGCACGCTACATGAGATTTACGGATGGCCGTTCCAggatgctgtcaaggctgGCGTTGCGAGTGTCATGTGCTCGTATAACATGGTCAACAACTCGTATGCCTGCCAGAACTCGAAGCTTCTGAACGGCATTCTgaaagatgagatgggatTTCAGGGGTTCGTCATGTCAGATTGGTTGGCGCAGAGATCTGGTGTCGCGAGTGCTCTTGCTGGGCTGGATATGAGTATGCCTGGCGATGGACTGAAGTGGGCTGATGGAGATTCTCTCTGGGGTCCACGTCTTACACAGGCTGTCCTGAACGGATCGTTGCCGGTGGATCGATTGAATGATATGGCGCTTCGAATTGTCGCGTCTTTCTACCAGCTTGGCCAGGATAAggatgagaacaagggcCCGAACTTTTCGTCATGGACGTAtgacaagaagggcaagctgGCACCTGGAAGTCCTTCAccccaagaagagcaagtcgTCAACCAGTACATAAACGTGCAGGAGGATCACGCCGAGTTAGCTCGTCAAATTGCTATCGAAGGCACTGTTCTCCTCAAGAATGACGGCGTACTGCCTCTGAGCCGCGAGGGCAACTTGGCTAATCAAtcaaaaaagaagaaggacaagatcaagatcggCATTTTTGGAGATGATGCTGGTCCTGGAAAGGGACTCAATTACTGCCCTGACCAAGGCTGCAATGAAGGCACCCTCGGATCAGGCTGGGGCAGTGGTGCAGCCGACTTTCCATTCCTCGTCACTCCCGTTGAGGCGTTGCGAAAGAATTTTAGGGAAGACAAAGTTCAAGTCACCGAACACCTCTCCAATAAGATCAAAGACCCGAAGAAGGTCACAGAGCAAGATGTCTGCTTAGTCTTTGCCAACTCCGACGCAGGAGAGGGATATTTGTCTTGGAACAGCGTTCGAGGTGACCGCAACGATCTCAATCTACAGAAAGGAGGCGATGCGCTTATCCAGGAGGTTGCAAACCTTTGTGGTGATGGAACGGGCACGACTATCGTGGTCATTCATGCTGTTGGGCCTGTTGTCATGGAGAACTGGATCAACCACCCAAGGATCAAGGCTGTTCTAACAGCTAATCTGCCGGGCGAGGAGAGTGGAAATGCTATCGCGAGCATTCTGTTCGGTGATGAGAGTCCAAGTGGAAAGCTCCCTTACACAATTGGCAAGGCTCTCCCTGATTACGGCGAAGGCGCTCAGATCTTGTATCTTCCCAACGGAGTTATCCCCCAGCAAGACTTCAAGGAGGGACTGTACATTGATTATCGACATTTCGACAAGTACAGCAAGGACCTTCGGTACGAATTTGGCTATGGTCTGTCGTACACCACCTTTGAGTACAAGGACTTGAAGATCTCAGTGAAGGAGGCGGTGGCTGGATTTCCAGCCTCACGCGTATCGTCTACGAGCGCCAAGCCGCCCAAGTTGGATGACAAGATCCCCGATGTCGAGGAGGGTCTCTGGCCTAAGAACATTcgcaagctgaagaagtggATTTATCCCTACATTGATTCAGCTGATGATGTCAAGACGGGCGACTATCCGTACCCTGAAGGCTACGATATCGAACAGCCGCCCTCACAAGCTGGAGGTGAAGAAGGAGGCAATCCCGACCTCTGGAAGACTGTTGTCACTGCCTCGATCACCGTCAAAAACACGGGCTCCATGGATGGCAAGGCTGTTCCTCAGCTGTATCTCTCGTACCCCGCGACATCAAAGGTAGACCATCCCGTTCGTGTTCTCCGAGGCTTTGAGAAGGTCGCTTTGAAGAAGGGTGAGAgcaagaaggttgagtttGAGCTGACGAGGAGGGACTTGAGCTACTGGGATGTGGAGGAGCAGAATTGGAGGGTTACGGATGGGGAGTTCACGATTGCTGTGGGTGAGAGTTCGAGGAATTTGAAGGCGACGGGTAGGTTCAAGTCTGATGGTACCCCAGGCAATTTGATCGCAGAGGGTCAGTAA
- a CDS encoding hypothetical protein (EggNog:ENOG41~CAZy:GH105): MPSHVHDIASQDVHKQIQQLIHELVNIKDTTGEFLMTLADGRIIDTKGWNDWEWTHGIGLYGIWKYYEMTGEDQWLKIIEDWFQARFAEGHKGKNINTMAVFLTLAYVYEKTQNPTYLPWLDAWAEWAMHDLPRTKYGGFQHITYLDINEQQLWDDTLMMTVMPLAKIGLVLNRPEYVAEAKKQFLLHIQYLFDTKTGLFFHGWTFKDGGHNFADARWARGNSWVTIVIPEFLELVGIKEDDPIGSHLINTLDSQCAALAKTQRPNGLWSTLLDVPESEGSYVEASATAGFAYGILKAERKRYIGKEYSEVAVKAIKAVLENISPEGELLNTSFGTGMGHDLQHYKDIPRTSMPYGQAMAMMALVEFLRAYN, translated from the coding sequence ATGCCCTCTCACGTACACGACATCGCGTCGCAAGACGTCCACAAGCAGATCCAACAGCTCATCCACGAACTCGTCAACATTAAAGACACAACAGGCGAATTCCTCATGACCCTGGCAGACGGCCGTATCATCGACACAAAAGGCTGGAACGACTGGGAGTGGACCCACGGCATCGGCCTCTACGGAATATGGAAGTACTACGAGATGACCGGCGAGGACCAATGGCTCAAGATCATCGAAGACTGGTTCCAGGCCCGTTTCGCAGAGGGTCACAAGGGGaagaacatcaacaccatggctGTCTTCCTCACTCTGGCATATGTCTATGAAAAGACCCAGAACCCTACATATCTTCCTTGGCTGGATGCTTGGGCTGAGTGGGCGATGCATGACCTCCCCAGGACAAAGTACGGTGGTTTCCAGCATATTACGTACCTTGATATCAACGAGCAGCAGCTCTGGGATGATACACTCATGATGACTGTCATGCCGCTCGCCAAGATTGGTCTTGTGCTTAACCGGCCTGAATACGTCGCTGAAGCAAAGAAGCAGTTCTTGCTGCACATTCAGTATCTCTTTGACACAAAGACTGGATTGTTCTTCCACGGATGGACGTTCAAGGATGGCGGACACAACTTTGCCGATGCACGATGGGCGCGCGGTAACAGCTGGGTCACCATCGTCATTCCCGAATTCCTCGAGCTCGTTGGTATCAAGGAAGACGACCCCATCGGCTCACACCTCATCAACACGCTCGACAGCCAATGCGCCGCTCTTGCAAAGACACAGCGCCCAAACGGCCTATGGAGCACCCTTCTCGACGTCCCTGAATCAGAGGGTTCCTACGTCGAGGCCAGTGCGACAGCGGGTTTTGCATATGGTATTCTCAAGGCGGAACGCAAGCGATATATTGGAAAGGAGTACTCTGAGGTAGCTGTCAAGGCGATCAAGGCTGTTTTGGAGAATATTAGTCCCGAGGGAGAGTTGTTGAATACTTCGTTTGGAACAGGGATGGGGCATGATTTGCAGCATTATAAGGATATCCCTAGGACGAGTATGCCTTATGGACAGGCTATGGCTATGATGGCCTTGGTGGAGTTCTTGAGGGCGTATAATTAG
- a CDS encoding hypothetical protein (EggNog:ENOG41): MASEIQRKRSVDEVEDLEKPAQHSERVDKELAQYVSDVRISISPERSAELRKMIDKRVLVIMIFTYFLQAIDKGTLSFASIMGLTADTGLENPDGTVSQHFSWLTTCIYLAILVVEYPQNWLIARVPIAKYLSFCIVAWGACLACHAACQDFKGLVIVRTLLGIFESACQPCFVILSAIWYRREEQASRVTYWYMMNGAQQIVGGLLAYCFSLIKTGPLKSWQWLFLSYGVISVVFGVFVGWWMPDSPMRAKCWTEQEKHEMVERVRDNQTGIQNKTFKKEQFIEGLKDPQVWGYALIALCTTLPTSGLGAFANIIIKSFGFSTLETQLLAMVLGFYIVIVLLSSAWLVKKTSQNLLVMLGFCIPSFIGTILLMTLPNKTTAQHIGLLISYYITLSFWSAQTLALSMISRNIAGQTKKTVAVATNFIVWAAGNAIGPQVFLSHDGPRYFIAFATHLGCYCLLVIVIVSLRWYLRRENKKRDALAESGVAEASSTYTGQAWEDLTDKENLSFRYVY, translated from the exons ATGGCTTCGGAAATTCAGCGCAAGAGATCCGTCGACGAGGTCGAAGATCTCGAAAAGCCAGCTCAGCACTCTGAGCGAGTCGACAAGGAACTCGCGCAGTATGTCTCAGACGTGCGTATCAGCATCTCGCCCGAGCGCAGTGCGGAGCTGCGAAAGATGATTGACAAGAGAGTCCTTGTCATTATGATCTTTACGTATTTTTTGCAGGCTATTGATAAGGGGACGTTGTCGTTTGCGTCGATTATGGGGTTGACTGCTGATACGGGGTTGGAGAATCCTGATGGGACTGTGTCTCAGCAT TTCTCGTGGCTTACGACTTGTATTTACCTCGCTATTCTCGTTGTCGAATATCCTCAGAACTGGCTCATTGCCCGTGTGCCTATTGCGAAATATCTCTCCTTCTGCATCGTCGCTTGGGGAGCTTGCCTGGCCTGTCACGCGGCTTGTCAAGACTTCAAAGGTCTTGTAATTGTGCGAACATTACTCGGTATCTTTGAGTCAGCCTGTCAACCATGCTTCGTTATCCTCTCAGCCATCTGGTACCGCCGTGAGGAACAAGCCTCCCGAGTCACCTACTG GTACATGATGAACGGCGCCCAGCAGATCGTCGGCGGTCTTCTCGCCTACTGCTTCTCCCTCATCAAGACCGGCCCCCTCAAATCCTGGCAAtggctcttcctctcctACGGAGTCATCTCCGTAGTCTTCGGCGTATTCGTCGGATGGTGGATGCCTGACTCCCCGATGCGAGCTAAATGCTGGACTGAACAGGAGAAGCACGAGATGGTCGAGCGTGTGCGCGATAACCAGACTGGTATCCAGAACAAGACGTTCAAGAAGGAGCAGTTCATCGAGGGTCTCAAGGATCCTCAGGTTTGGGGCTATGCTCTCATCGCGCTGTGCACAACACTTCCTACATCGGGTCTTGGTGCTTTTGCGAATATTATTATCAAGAGCTTTGGGTTTAGTACCCTCGAGACGCAGctgttggcgatggtgttggGCTTTTACATCGTTATTGTGCTGTTATCGTCGGCTTggcttgtcaagaagacgaGCCAGAACCTGTTGGTCATGCTTGGCTTCTGTATCCC GTCCTTCATTGGCACAATCCTCCTCATGACCCTCCCCAACAAGACAACAGCCCAACACATCGGTCTTTTGATCTCATACTACATAACCCTATCCTTCTGGTCCGCCCAAACCCTCGCACTCTCCATGATCTCCCGAAACATCGCCGGTCAGACAAAGAAGACCGTCGCAGTCGCCACCAACTTCATCGTCTGGGCAGCCGGTAACGCCATCGGTCCTCAGGTCTTCCTCTCCCACGACGGGCCCCGCTACTTCATCGCTTTCGCCACTCATCTCGGCTGCTActgtcttcttgtcatcGTTATCGTCTCTCTGAGATGGTATCTTCGACGAGAGAATAAGAAGCGCGATGCATTGGCGGAGTCGGGTGTCGCGGAGGCTAGTTCGACTTACACAGGACAGGCTTGGGAGGATCTTACGGATAAGGAGAACCTGAGCTTCCGTTACGTGTACTAG
- a CDS encoding hypothetical protein (EggNog:ENOG41), translating to MPTNRLPKALASGRISPWMKPGRSTTIVRKDHTKWECNEKVVKNDKGEIMECQEVMKMSERVCTKCWCIRRVGAAALTEDEIYLGMLVSITKGINEWWEYFPELQEESREAPTDTAMEGM from the coding sequence ATGCCTACCAACCGCTTGCCTAAGGCCCTGGCATCCGGCCGCATCAGCCCTTGGATGAAGCCCGGCCGCTCAACAACCATCGTTCGCAAAGACCACACCAAGTGGGAGTGCAACGAGAAAGTTGTAAAGAACGACAAAGGTGAGATCATGGAGTGCCAAGAGGTCATGAAGATGAGCGAGCGAGTCTGTACGAAATGCTGGTGTATTCGCAGAGTCGGCGCAGCTGCGCTGACCGAGGATGAGATATATCTTGGTATGCTGGTTTCTATCACCAAGGGAATCAATGAGTGGTGGGAGTATTTCCCCGAGCTGCAGGAGGAGAGTCGCGAGGCGCCAACTGACACTGCGATGGAGGGAATGTGA
- a CDS encoding hypothetical protein (EggNog:ENOG41), with protein MAPVTAIRGDHTMWQCMTTVNDEYCEVNAMFEYGLDDKGCAIRVPILGCPKCKLGRRNGTLALRDNWEIIGHLEDYTTLGEEVWEYDVPYDVDEPDPVLYRTVAGFGGGDIIYDDVGNDRAANGD; from the coding sequence ATGGCTCCAGTCACTGCCATTCGCGGCGATCATACCATGTGGCAATGCATGACCACAGTCAACGACGAGTACTGTGAGGTCAACGCCATGTTTGAGTATGGCCTGGACGACAAAGGCTGTGCCATCAGAGTACCGATCCTAGGATGTCCAAAATGCAAATTGGGTCGAAGAAATGGAACTTTGGCATTGAGGGATAATTGGGAAATAATCGGACACCTTGAGGATTATACTACTCTGGGAGAAGAGGTCTGGGAATATGATGTTCCttatgatgttgatgagccagATCCGGTTTTGTATCGAACTGTTGCCGGTTTCGGGGGCGGCGATATTATATACGATGATGTGGGCAATGATCGAGCTGCTAATGGGGATTAG
- a CDS encoding hypothetical protein (EggNog:ENOG41) encodes MASDKMKSSPPKPSIPIAIPAGRNRALTVDQLPQHHPPSRPSILPQFRIPQSDAAAPPDPRKTVNKEDPLRYVDSLKLQVVRNQRGETLGLKVVDINAVKPERANVCAHLHIGKENSGLVFDVESAEAMKELYSKASLTMASDRIMGILFAPPGVEAGGIARDADWSFLYDDVGGGHAKDENVKEGNVKESRDQGRSDARSRLPLHMRELNLKD; translated from the coding sequence ATGGCTTCCGACAAGATGAAGTCGTCCCCTCCAAAGCCCTCTATCCCCATCGCCATCCCGGCCGGCAGAAATCGTGCCCTTACCGTCGACCAGcttcctcaacatcatcctccCTCCCGTCCCTCAATCCTACCTCAATTTCGGATACCTCAAAGCGACGCTGCCGCTCCTCCCGATCCCCGCAAGACCGTCAACAAGGAAGACCCTCTTCGCTACGTCGACTCCCTCAAACTCCAAGTCGTCCGCAACCAGCGCGGCGAAACTCTCGGCCTCAAAGTCGTCGACATCAACGCCGTCAAACCCGAACGAGCAAACGTTTGTGCCCATCTTCACATCGGCAAGGAAAATTCCGGTCTTGTGTTTGATGTCGAGAGCGCTGAGGCGATGAAGGAGCTGTACTCCAAGGCGTCGTTGACGATGGCCTCGGACAGGATCATGGGGATTTTGTTTGCACCGCCCGGGGTGGAAGCTGGGGGTATTGCTAGGGATGCCGATTGGTCGTTTTTgtatgatgatgttggaggGGGCCATGCGAAAGACGAAAACGTGAAGGAGGGGAATGTGAAGGAGAGTAGGGATCAGGGTCGGTCAGATGCTCGTTCCCGGCTTCCCTTGCATATGAGGGAGCTTAACCTCAAGGATTAA
- a CDS encoding hypothetical protein (EggNog:ENOG41): MEPESRTNEAIPIPQVTMPTNAPEVKSPDWEHRTPCERTFIAIFLEHILPLMKGSNELEWQFYVIDPARIDDLVMTAIALLYSRHMNLSSVGRFAQLYQDHFAELLSIRENTHLFRDDENHQTVVALLVVLLSQAGGPRSMFLETESKLLEILGRLNPRGYTSIADRNYHIAIGRWILAEIELMKKTREMLGID; encoded by the exons ATGGAGCCTGAAAGTCGCACAAATGAAGCCATTCCTATTCCTCAGGTCACTATGCCAACTAATGCTCCCGAGGTTAAGAGCCCAGACTGGGAGCACCGCACACCATGCGAACGCACCTTCATAGCTATCT TTTTGGAACACATCCTCCCCTTGATGAAAGGCTCCAATGAACTCGAATGGCAATTTTATGTCATCGACCCCGCGAGAATCGACGACCTCGTCATGACCGCCATAGCGTTACTTTACTCGAGACACATGAACTTGTCGAGCGTCGGGAGATTCGCCCAACTATACCAAGACCACTTTGCAGAACTCCTGTCTATCAGAGAAAACACGCATCTCTTCAGGGACGATGAAAACCACCAGACCGTTGTCGCTCTGCTTGTTGTGCTTCTTTCTCAGGCTGGCGGCCCTCGATCTATGTTTCTAGAGACTGAATCCAAGCTGCTTGAGATTCTGGGTCGTCTTAACCCGAGGGGTTATACTTCAATCGCAGACCGTAATTACCATATAGCCATCGGGCGATGGATTTTGGCAGAGATCGAGCTCATGAAGAAAACAAGGGAGATGCTTGGGATAGATTAG
- a CDS encoding hypothetical protein (EggNog:ENOG41) — MLDLLIIGAGFSGLQAAITAQKAGLSIAILEARDRVGGKSWTIRLKNTNGKADLGAAWVNDELQPLVWSYIRQFGLTDQIVKQRLGHKAVMVSADGERIEFPFGITPDFTPEEKKNLEMVRDHIQAESLKPNGFRKEDDKISLDQYVRNLGGGPKTLEMVNLWVRVMHGLESTEESAAWFIEYCRTNHGLLAIRADDRTGGNYMRLKSGTQSIAKGMADLIGHEHIHLSSPVSSIEQTKSGVIVRTTTGKAINAKKLIISMPSAMLKELAFSPPLPTRAQEVYNNTKLGHYNKAIVFYNKPWWRDGGFNGFFMDFRGPACVVRDTSFDDEGIFGFTCFVNGKPGEEWSQKSPETRRKIILDQLAHSFGSSEAHNPVEFVEQIWQNEEFSRGALAPVTRIGHLVKYRDVYGKPVGNIHFVGTEYATHWKGYLEGALTSGRAGAKEVIEALKDQSLQAKL; from the exons ATGCTAGATCTGCTCATAATAGGTGCCGGCTTCTCCGGTCTTCAAGCTGCAATCACAGCCCAAAAAGCCGGTCTCTCCATCGCAATCCTCGAAGCTCGCGACCGAGTCGGTGGTAAATCCTGGACCATTCGCCTCAAAAACACAAATGGAAAAGCAGATCTCGGCGCAGCTTGGGTAAACGATGAACTGCAGCCGCTAGTATGGTCATATATCCGACAATTCGGACTTACAGATCAAATCGTAAAGCAAAGGCTTGGCCATAAAGCTGTGATGGTCAGTGCAGATGGGGAGAGGATTGAGTTTCCTTTTGGAATTACACCTGAT TTTACgcctgaggagaagaagaatctcGAGATGGTGAGGGATCATATTCAAGCTGAATCTTTGAAGCCTAATGGTTTCCGAAAAGAGGATGATAAGATTAGTTTGGATCAATATGTTCGAAATCTCGGCGGCGGTCCCAAGACACTTGAGATGGTCAATCTTTGGGTTCGAGTTATGCACGGTCTAGAATCAACTGAAGAATCAGCAGCTTGGTTCATCGAATACTGCCGTACAAATCATGGCCTTCTAGCTATTCGAGCAGATGACCGTACAGGCGGCAATTACATGCGTCTCAAATCAGGCACACAATCTATCGCCAAGGGTATGGCTGATCTCATTGGCCATGAGCATATCCATCTCTCCAGCCCCGTTTCCTCAATCGAGCAAACCAAATCCGGTGTTATTGTGAGAACAACGACTGGAAAGGCTatcaacgccaagaagctcatcatctcgatGCCTTCAGCTATGCTCAAAGAACTCGCCTTCTCACCCCCTTTACCCACGAGAGCACAGGAAGTctacaacaacaccaaactAGGTCATTACAACAAAGCTATCGTGTTTTACAACAAGCCTTGGTGGCGCGATGGCGGCTTCAATGGATTCTTCATGGACTTTCGCGGGCCAGCCTGTGTTGTACGGGATACCTCTTTCGACGATGAAGGGATCTTCGGGTTCACATGTTTCGTCAACGGAAAACCGGGTGAAGAATGGAGTCAGAAATCTCCTGAGACTCGTAGAAAGATTATTCTCGACCAACTTGCGCATTCTTTCGGTTCATCGGAAGCCCATAACCCGGTTGAGTTTGTGGAACAGATCTGGCAGAATGAGGAGTTTAGCCGTGGTGCTCTCGCACCTGTTACCAGGATCGGCCATCTTGTCAAATATAGGGATGTTTATGGAAAACCAGTAGGAAATATTCACTTTGTGGGAACGGAGTATGCGACACACTGGAAGGGATATCTTGAGGGTGCGTTGACGTCGGGGCGTGCTGGAGCGAAGGAGGTTATTGAGGCGTTGAAGGATCAATCTTTGCAGGCAAAGCTATAA
- a CDS encoding hypothetical protein (EggNog:ENOG41), translated as MDAASVHSQNSHPSYCSPPISSSQIGGDNYSPGLKRTSDAAFGNDVNDAATSSYSQQTGESPLTIWPSAFTIPSKIIKNTRKNRRTWIWLAPWSTWSFTLRLMLMLGDKLQPGGLNIPPQLIGEDVYKLSWQQLGKADVSGLPSLDYAIYLFHTFKFHLGQTYRLFDEVEFVNQIRDFYSDAQNKAEENRLWYVKFLLILAFGTAFLSSQPLPSKEPPGAKFFVRAMGLMPDHTALWKDSLFAIEVLAMAGLYLYSIDERESAHVYLGQAIRIAQLEGLHTQLPDDELGSETVTSCRDLWWTLYIMDRHFSSSLGLPMSVQDSDISTPVNPPNVGSQDDSARSLQVNLSHLLSVILTTLYKPEKTPLDQFLEQTKAILHTLAHHAQEIERIISLKFKNSVDTMPRGTKYITLLYHQCVIVATRPLLLSVLKERLDILGQPGDENSEAFLGQTAAVISTGIKSAVKTLQILTSDYSLLEVFLPYDLEFTFGAALHLNMATALFPGVADDQGCRLLIHQLLDNMISRGNRLASVRKQELVYLEAQCQELVAQVQQQGLQTLSLAVTDEDLARKADEEQQRLLAQESLGMEVPMNCVQNHMTSDMEFLDNIGISSEEFLSIVHQIGDPDIMPENMLTLE; from the exons ATGGACGCAGCATCCGTCCACTCTCAGAATTCTCACCCCTCATATTGTTCGCCACCaatatcatcatctcaaATTGGAGGAGACAACTACTCTCCTGGGTTGAAGCGCACTAGCGATGCTGCTTTTGGAAACGATGTCAATG ATGCAGCTACTTCGTCCTACTCGCAACAAACCGGCGAGTCGCCGTTGACTATCTGGCCGAGTGCGTTTACAATACCCTCCAAGATTATCAAGAACACTCGCAAAAATAGGCGCACGTGGA TATGGCTTGCGCCGTGGTCAACGTGGTCTTTCACCTTACGactcatgctcatgctcGGCGATAAGCTCCAACCGGGCGGTCTAAACATACCGCCCCAACTAATCGGAGAAGACGTCTACAAGCTGTCCTGGCAACAACTAGGCAAAGCCGACGTCTCAGGCCTACCCTCCCTCGACTACGCAATCTATCTCTTCCACACCTTCAAATTCCACCTGGGCCAAACCTACCGCCTCTTCGACGAGGTAGAATTCGTGAACCAGATCCGCGATTTCTATTCTGATGCTCAGAACAAGGCAGAGGAGAACCGCCTCTGGTATGTCAAGTTTCTCTTGATTCTAGCCTTTGGAACAGCATTCCTCTCATCCCAGCCTCTCCCATCCAAGGAACCCCCCGGTGCAAAGTTCTTTGTGCGTGCGATGGGCCTAATGCCGGATCACACGGCGCTCTGGAAGGATAGCTTATTTGCGATAGAGGTTTTGGCCATGGCTGGCTTGTATTTGTATTCGATTGACGAGAGGGAGTCTGCTCACGTATAT CTTGGTCAGGCTATTCGAATTGCTCAGTTGGAGGGTCTGCATACGCAGTTGCCTGATGATGAGCTCGGTAGTGAGACAGTGACATCTTGTCGTGACTTATGGTGGACGTTGTACATCATGGATCGACACTTTTCGTCTTCTTTGGGACTTCCTATGTCTGTTCAAGATAGTGACATTTCTACACCAGTCAACCCACCGAATGTTGGGTCACAAGATGATAGCGCTCGCAGTCTTCAAGTGAACCTGTCTCACCTGCTCTCCGTGATATTAACCA CACTCTATAAACCAGAGAAAACACCACTCGACCAGTTCCTCGAGCAAACCAAGGCAATTCTTCACACACTTGCTCATCACGCTCAAGAGATTGAGAGAATCATATCTCTGAAATTTAAAAACTCGGTTGACACCATGCCTCGAGGCACAAAGTATATCACCCTTCTCTACCACCAA TGCGTCATCGTCGCCACAAGGCCACTCTTACTCTCAGTTCTCAAAGAACGTCTCGACATTCTCGGCCAACCAGGCGATGAAAACTCGGAAGCGTTTCTGGGCCAAACAGCAGCCGTCATCTCAACGGGTATCAAATCAGCCGTGAAAACACTTCAGATCCTCACCAGCGACTACAGCCTGCTCG AGGTCTTTCTTCCTTACGACCTTGAATTCACCTTCGGTGCGGCACTACATCTAAATATGGCAACAGCCCTATTCCCAGGCGTAGCGGACGACCAAGGCTGCCGTCTCCTAATCCATCAGCTCCTCGACAACATGATCTCCCGCGGCAACCGCCTCGCGTCCGTTCGAAAGCAAGAGCTCGTATATCTCGAAGCCCAATGTCAAGAACTCGTcgctcaagttcaacaacAGGGTCTTCAGACGCTATCACTCGCAGTAACAGACGAAGACTTGGCGAGAAAAGCTGACGAGGAGCAACAACGACTTCTTGCGCAGGAGTCGCTGGGGATGGAAGTTCCGATGAATTGTGTACAGAACCACATGACGAGTGATATGGAGTTTCTCGACAATATTGGTATTTCATCGGAGGAGTTTTTGTCCATTGTGCATCAGATAGGGGATCCGGATATCATGCCTGAGAATATGTTGACTTTGGAGTAA